CACCGCGCTCTGGTAGCCCGAACCGCAGCCCACTTCGAGTACCACGTGATGCGCCTGGGTCGCCAGCAAGTCGCTCATCAGCGCCACGATAAAGGGCTGCGAAATGGTCTGCCCCTGACCGATCGACAACGGCCTGTTGTCGTAGGCCAGCTCCTCCATGCCATACGGCACGAAGGCATGGCGCGGCACCTGCTGCATCGCCTCCAGGACGCGCGGATCCAGCTCGGATTTGCCAATCCAGGCGCGTGTTTCCGAGGTTTCCCAGCGGATGTCGCGCAGCATGCGTTCGATCCCGGGATGGATATTGGGGCTCATGGGGAAAGGATCGTTCCAGAAAAGGGGGATGCGGGCTATTCTATCAAACCCATACCGAATGCTTTCCGAATATGAATTTCATCAGCGCACTTAAAGAAGCCTTTCTGAGCCTGTTTCATCCGCGCATGCTGGCGCTGCTCCTGCTGCCGATGGGTTTTTCCCTCTTGCTGTGGGGCGGGCTGGCGGCCTGGTTCTGGGGCGACTGGGCCAGCGCACTGGGCCACTGGCTGGCCACCAGCGCCGCCGGCCCCTACGTTGAGGGCATCACCTGGCTGGCCGGCTCGGCAGTGACTTTCCTGATCCTGCTGATCCTGATTCCGCTCGCTTATGTCACCGCCCTGCTGATCGTGTCCGTCTTCGCCATGCCGATGATGGTGCGCCATGTGGCAGAGCGCCGCTTTCCAGAATTGCGCCGGGAACACGGCGGCAGCAATCTGGGCTCGGCGTGGAACGGCTTTGCCGCCCTGCTCATTTACCTGCTGCTGTGGCTCCTGACTTTGCCGCTGTGGCTCCTGAGCGGCCCGCTGGCGCTGGTGTTCCCGCTGCTGCTCAATGCCTATCTCAACCAGCGCCTGTTTCGCTATGACGCGCTGGCCGAGCATGCGAGCCGCGAGGAATTCGCCGCCCTGATGGAGCGTTCAGGCGGGAAACTCTATCTGCTTGGCGGCGTGCTGGGGCTGCTCCAGTACGTGCCGCTGCTCAATTTTCTCTCCCCGATCTACATCGGGCTGGCCTTCACCCACTTCTGTCTC
This genomic stretch from Sulfuricella sp. harbors:
- a CDS encoding EI24 domain-containing protein, translated to MNFISALKEAFLSLFHPRMLALLLLPMGFSLLLWGGLAAWFWGDWASALGHWLATSAAGPYVEGITWLAGSAVTFLILLILIPLAYVTALLIVSVFAMPMMVRHVAERRFPELRREHGGSNLGSAWNGFAALLIYLLLWLLTLPLWLLSGPLALVFPLLLNAYLNQRLFRYDALAEHASREEFAALMERSGGKLYLLGGVLGLLQYVPLLNFLSPIYIGLAFTHFCLDELEKLRREKAGLVVAE